The proteins below are encoded in one region of Aphis gossypii isolate Hap1 unplaced genomic scaffold, ASM2018417v2 Contig00699, whole genome shotgun sequence:
- the LOC114130971 gene encoding uncharacterized protein LOC114130971, with translation MLPGLQLKVVNKFLMDIMGSELPFGGKPVLFAGDFRQILPVVRRGTRSDIVRSSIKYNSLWRDLEQLSLTRNMCADNDVDFVTWLLQLGSGQLPAVYDVRGSVEIPREMVYDIANLIDFVLPQQMSLANIDEFARKIILCPKNDDCRKVNHTALQHIDGAQRSYTAIDTVVVDDPDEVANYPTEFLNTLEPDGLPPYNLTLKVGSIVMLLRNLDSKRRLCNGTRLVVTELRRYNFKARMLSGGAQ, from the coding sequence ATGTTACCGGGACTACAACTCAAGGTGGTCAATAAATTCCTTATGGACATCATGGGATCGGAATTACCGTTTGGTGGGAAACCGGTCCTGTTTGCCGGCGACTTCAGACAGATACTGCCTGTCGTGCGCAGAGGGACAAGGAGTGACATTGTAAGGTCGTCGATTAAATATAACTCTCTGTGGCGCGACTTGGAACAACTCAGTCTGACGCGAAACATGTGTGCCGACAACGACGTGGACTTTGTTACTTGGTTGTTACAGCTCGGGAGCGGTCAGTTGCCAGCGGTCTACGATGTTCGGGGTAGCGTCGAAATCCCCCGAGAAATGGTATATGACATCGCTAATttgattgattttgttttaccGCAGCAAATGTCGTTGGCAAACATCGACGAGTTTGCtcggaaaataattttatgtcccAAGAACGACGATTGCAGGAAGGTCAATCACACGGCGTTACAACACATCGATGGAGCTCAACGGAGCTACACGGCCATAGACACTGTTGTGGTCGATGACCCCGACGAAGTGGCCAATTATCCGACAGAGTTCCTCAACACTCTGGAACCGGACGGACTGCCGCCGTACAACTTAACGCTAAAGGTGGGTTCGATTGTCATGTTGCTTAGGAACCTAGATTCTAAAAGACGCCTTTGCAACGGTACGAGATTGGTTGTCACGGAACTGCGACGATACAACTTCAAGGCGAGGATGTTGTCTGGTGGTGCACAGTAA
- the LOC114121391 gene encoding SCAN domain-containing protein 3-like, translated as MVQPQCVVCGEILANESLKSSKLKRHLDTKHPNVKNKPIEYFKRLNDQFKSSTNAMKMYCHNTVSAVKASYLLAYKIAKNNKPHTIGENLILPAAINRCTEILGQEAANKLKTIPASNNTVQRRIVDISENIKQQLLTILSSKSIFPFFIQLDESTNVQNKAILSVFIRYYYNKNIHGDFLYCNSLSTTTTGADIYSSLDNFFLENSIQWTNCVGVTTDGSASMTGKHVGVVRRIKEVAPDAEWTHCMLHREAFVSKKMSTELNKVLSESVKIINFIKSGALNSRLFYKLCEENEQNVKSLLLHSEVR; from the coding sequence atggttcaACCACAATGCGTTGTCTGTGGAGAAATTTTAGCCAATGAAAGTTTAAAATCCTCCAAATTAAAAAGGCATCTTGATACCAAACACccaaatgtaaaaaacaaacctatcgaatattttaaacgcTTAAATGACCAGTTTAAAAGTAGTACAAATGCAATGAAGATGTATTGCCACAATACAGTTTCTGCTGTGAAGGCTTCATATTTATTAGCATATAAGattgctaaaaataataaacctcaTACTATTGGTGAAAATCTTATTCTGCCCGCTGCAATAAATAGGTGTACAGAAATATTAGGACAAGAAGcggcaaataaattaaaaacaataccaGCTTCAAATAATACTGTTCAGAGACGCATTGTTGATATAagcgaaaatataaaacaacaattattaaccATATTAAGCTCAAAATCcatatttccattttttattcaattagatGAAAGTACAAACGTTCAAAATAAAGCTATATTATCTGTATTtataaggtattattataacaagaaTATTCACGGAGATTTTTTGTACTGCAATAGCTTGAGCACAACGACAACCGGTGCAGATATTTATAGCTctttagacaatttttttttggaaaacagTATTCAATGGACAAACTGTGTAGGTGTAACTACTGATGGTTCGGCATCGATGACGGGTAAACATGTTGGTGTGGTACGACGTATAAAAGAAGTAGCCCCAGATGCCGAATGGACTCATTGTATGCTTCACAGAGAGGCATTTGtgtcaaaaaaaatgtcaactgaattaaataaagttcttAGTGAatctgttaaaattattaattttattaaatctggAGCATTAAATAGTAGACTGTTTTACAAACTCTGTGAAGAAAATGAACAAAACGTTAAATCACTTTTACTTCATTCAGAAGTACGTTAG
- the LOC126555079 gene encoding LOW QUALITY PROTEIN: uncharacterized protein LOC126555079 (The sequence of the model RefSeq protein was modified relative to this genomic sequence to represent the inferred CDS: deleted 1 base in 1 codon; substituted 1 base at 1 genomic stop codon), producing MTDFEQSIINATKTIIGVGIHTCLFHLCQSRYRRIQAEGLQSQYNNPENRSIKIAAQMTGALTFVPPEKVVESFDVLLEQIPDEYMPIAEYFEINYIRGRQARGRRKGTEPRFPPKLXNQTIQYSNDWQEQIIYQKAGIIGSKWLLDDNILVSTNFSMNLEKNKLTLSAC from the exons ATGACGGATTTCgaacaatcaataataaatgcgacgaaaacaataattggaGTTGGAATACACACTTGTTTATTTCATCTTTGTCAAAGTCGTTATCGTCGTATACAGGCAGAAGGGTTACAAAGTCAGTATAATAATCCAGAAAATCGTAGCATAAAGATCGCAGCTCAGATGACCGGTGCTTTAACGTTTGTGCCGCCAGAAAAAGTAGTCGAATCATTTGATGTTTTATTAGAACAAATACCAGACGAGTATATGCCAATTGCAGAATATTTtgag atAAATTACATCCGTGGGAGACAAGCCAGAGGTCGGAGGAAAGGAACTGAACCCAGATTCCCTCCAAAACTGTGAAACCAG ACCATTCAGTACTCCAACGATTGGcaagaacaaataatttatcagaaGGCTGGCATAATCGGTTCCAAGTGGTTGTTGGACGACAACATCCTAGTGTCTACTAATTTTTCAATGAACTTGGAAAAGAACAAGCTGACACTGAGTGCATGTTAA